Proteins from one Coffea arabica cultivar ET-39 chromosome 8c, Coffea Arabica ET-39 HiFi, whole genome shotgun sequence genomic window:
- the LOC113706497 gene encoding uncharacterized protein, which produces MFRPELRAGKMEGEKSMKSQAVQQRIAKQVAVQASPIPPVRTTGVGVALLESNEHEMGATVHTTSLCRRGGVVAEASDCDERGSPAQEKEDRTGEVRRSKVVLVEDVMIDSAMADSVAVAGGLSLLGNNVQVMGAAHGTFQPILYAKGEDIAGQLDAGVNGEADESHEKEQVVILVVAGNLSSRSIASSEIGGVECDDLCAEELGAAVREEEVVAAELSARNFSPRDEVGAMPRDIGSLVVDIFNLDPIIQQV; this is translated from the coding sequence TCAATGAAATCACAAGCTGTGCAACAAAGGATAGCAAAACAGGTGGCTGTTCAAGCAAGCCCAATACCACCTGTCCGCACCACTGGAGTGGGAGTGGCATTGCTGGAATCGAATGAGCATGAAATGGGTGCCACCGTGCACACTACTTCTTTGTGTAGGAGGGGTGGAGTAGTGGCAGAGGCTTCAGATTGTGACGAAAGAGGGAGCCCAGCACAGGAGAAAGAAGACAGGACAGGAGAGGTGCGGCGCTCGAAGGTGGTTCTGGTGGAGGACGTGATGATAGATTCAGCAATGGCAGACTCTGTTGCTGTTGCTGGGGGATTGTCGTTGCTGGGTAATAACGTGCAGGTGATGGGTGCTGCCCACGGCACTTTTCAACCTATTTTGTATGCAAAGGGGGAGGATATTGCTGGGCAGCTGGATGCTGGGGTAAATGGTGAAGCTGATGAGAGTCATGAGAAGGAGCAGGTTGTGATCCTAGTGGTAGCGGGAAACCTCTCATCAAGGTCCATCGCAAGTTCTGAGATAGGTGGGGTGGAGTGTGATGACCTTTGCGCAGAGGAGCTGGGTGCAGCGGTGAGGGAGGAGGAGGTGGTTGCAGCAGAACTAAGTGCTAGAAATTTTTCTCCACGGGATGAAGTTGGAGCTATGCCACGGGACATTGGATCTCTGGTGGTGGATATCTTTAACTTGGATCCTATCATACAACAAGTCTAG
- the LOC140013425 gene encoding uncharacterized protein — MVSGPMVFSLVYAKCNEQERRSLWSALLLDNPGNTPWFLVGDFNVIVCEEEKRRGLPFRLGEGLDFICFMASDRIQDARFSGAKFTWDVFGDIFTRVRKAEGELLRLEGFFDNDPSESNLIALQEARAVLRNSLMVEEGYWRQKARINWIQERDKNLKYFQSVVAERRAKAVIHQIKGATGDWMVDDDRIAAKAVEYFKTLFSAETSSGSWDTLNVLTHMVSHTQNAELVKVLEMEEVREVVFGMDGESAVGPDGFTGMFFTFA; from the exons ATGGTATCTGGCCCCATGGTCTTTTCGTTAGTGTATGCAAAGTGTAATGAGCAAGAGAGAAGATCGCTTTGGTCTGCTCTATTGCTCGATAACCCGGGCAATACACCATGGTTTCTGGTTGGGGATTTTAATGTCATTGTCTGTGAGGAGGAAAAGCGACGTGGTTTACCTTTTCGCCTGGGGgagggtttggattttatctgtTTCATGGCTTCGGATAGAATCCAGGATGCTAGGTTTTCGGGGGCAAAGTTCACATG GGACGTGTTTGGAGATATTTTTACGCGGGTGAGGAAGGCAGAGGGGGAGTTGCTAAGGCTGGAGGGTTTCTTTGATAATGATCCTTCGGAGTCGAATTTAATTGCACTTCAAGAAGCGCGGGCGGTTCTGAGGAATTCTCTAATGGTAGAGGAAGGATATTGGAGGCAAAAAGCGAGGATTAATTGGATTCAGGAGAGggataaaaatttaaaatattttcagtCTGTCGTTGCGGAACGTAGGGCGAAGGCGGTCATTCATCAGATCAAAGGTGCAACTGGGGATTGGATGGTAGATGATGATCGGATTGCAGCGAAGGCGGTTGAatattttaaaactttattCTCGGCGGAGACTTCGTCAGGTTCCTGGGATACACTGAACGTGCTCACTCACATGGTTTCTCACACACAGAATGCAGAGTTAGTGAAGGTTCTGGAGATGGAGGAGGTAAGAGAAGTGGTGTTTGGGATGGATGGGGAGAGTGCAGTGGGACCAGATGGCTTCACTGGGATGTTTTTTACCTTTGCATGA